One Algoriphagus sp. Y33 genomic window, CAGCAACAGAGAGGTCACCATCGATTTCATACAAAATCCGCTCTAGCTCTTTGGCAGCCTTCTTTTCATCTTCTATGATTAGGACGTTCATGGTATAATAATAGGAAGTTTTACACTGAAGGATTGCTTGGTTTTCTCGATGACTATGTCCTTGTCAAAAAGCAGGCGATATCGTTGAATAACATTGTCGAGACCTACCCCGGTGGAAAATGGAGTGAGTGATTTGGGTTGATAGTAGTTGGAAACAACCAGTTCCCGGCTTCCTTCATTATAAATGCTGATGGTCAGTGGCCGGGAAACCGAGGCAACGTTGTGCTTGATCGCATTTTCAATTAGGAGTTGCAGTGTGAGCGGGGGTAAAAGGCTTGACAGCAGTTGACTATCCACTTGTATCACTATCTCCAAAGCGGATTCCATTCTTGCTTTTATGATATAAAGATACGATTCAATGAAGGTGAGTTCCTGCTCCAGTGTCGCTGAATCCGCCTTTTTGTAAGTAAGTAAATAGCGGTAAACATTTGCCAGTTCAGAGATATACTCCTTTACTTCCTTTTCATGTGTGATCGAACTAAGGGTATTTAGTGTGTTAAAAAGAAAGTGGGGACTTAGTTGCTCTTTTAAAGAAGAGATGTTAGCAGCAAGTTGTACCTG contains:
- a CDS encoding sensor histidine kinase, whose translation is MKNINWKFGFGIAAALSLITLSFRITLTTDAGWHLHALSLVYTFVYNISIWVAMNALLNNTKRMWFLESKILIAACIAVTALLGIIEDWAFNHFTGYMLQQAAAPGIKRYFIMFFRAFLLSSFYYFLAYYLHVLSEKQKHSLEIERLKQVQLAANISSLKEQLSPHFLFNTLNTLSSITHEKEVKEYISELANVYRYLLTYKKADSATLEQELTFIESYLYIIKARMESALEIVIQVDSQLLSSLLPPLTLQLLIENAIKHNVASVSRPLTISIYNEGSRELVVSNYYQPKSLTPFSTGVGLDNVIQRYRLLFDKDIVIEKTKQSFSVKLPIIIP